A stretch of the Aegilops tauschii subsp. strangulata cultivar AL8/78 chromosome 4, Aet v6.0, whole genome shotgun sequence genome encodes the following:
- the LOC109748633 gene encoding uncharacterized protein, which translates to MSAVVAQDVAPPIEAASAAEVEWAACACCGLREECTAAYAAGVRAQYAGRWLCGLCGDAVGEELAAAGAGGGGSATAEVEAAIARHAAFCRSSPAAAERLIAAVRRLLRSQSGRKPKAVVVLEFQEA; encoded by the coding sequence ATGTCGGCGGTGGTTGCGCAGGACGTGGCGCCGCCCATCGAGGCTGCCTCGGCGGCCGAGGTGGAGTGGGCGGCGTGCGCGTGCTGCGGGCTCAGGGAGGAGTGCACTGCGGCGTACGCGGCCGGCGTGCGCGCGCAGTACGCCGGGCGGTGGCTGTGCGGCCTATGCGGCGACGCCGTGGGCGAGGAGCTCGCCGCGGCTGGCGCCGGCGGAGGAGGATCGGCCACGGCGGAGGTAGAGGCGGCGATCGCGAGGCATGCGGCCTTCTGCCGGTCGTCGCCCGCAGCGGCCGAGCGGCTCATCGCCGCGGTGCGGCGGCTGCTCCGCAGCCAGAGCGGGAGGAAGCCGAAGGCCGTGGTGGTGCTCGAGTTCCAGGAGGCCTGA